The following coding sequences are from one Ruminococcus flavefaciens AE3010 window:
- a CDS encoding GDSL-type esterase/lipase family protein, with the protein MKLSKMKKILSVTMSVLMIAASVPLSTVAAEGNIDPVSVTGGNVVGGFGGDNNGMTWGGNGGFDFGNMGGGNGGFDFGNMGGGNGGFDFGNMGGGNGGFDFGNMGGGNGGFDFGNMGGGNGGFDFGNMGGGNGGFDFGNADGQQQTSDNNENNISKNENVIKIMPAGDSITFGMGDTGGYRKYLDYFLKEKGYNNFDFVGPEGKNSASFNYNGKSVSYDDNHAGYSGYTIKQNSGFGSLYDVLKQKNAVKLAQPDIVLLIIGTNDMNGNRGTSACEQDLRDLVDYILGDMPSDGMLFLSTIPELGGGMFGGGGDKSAQIASYNAAVKKVAEEYNSNGKRVTFADIHGCLNGTADLGDGVHPNAAGYEKMGKYWAGVIDEYLKTSKPSTTTATAAATSTTTTTATAAPATTTTVDFKAELESKVTMWGDANNDGTIDMSDVVAIMQSLANPNKYKLGDAGIYNADVYEAGSGVTSNDALAIQKYLLGLIKTLPESYSSNTPEQATTDKVTTTAKTTTTTKAATTTEAATTTVATTTASSSSGRNLNADIRKDMPTSVPGGNEKSNACKVEKKTYNCKFTGGQKKCNVVLPPNYDTNKKYPVMYVLHGIGGDEGSMVSGMGVQELLAGLISNGKAEEMIIVLPSQYTSKNGSQGGGFGINQETCAAYDNFLYDISDSLIPFIEENYPVKTGRENRAITGFSMGGREAIYIGLMRPDLFAYVGGACPAPGITPGKDMFMEHPGCMQESEMKFRDVGPEPNVFMITGGTNDSVVGTFPKQYSDILTRNGVDHVYQSIPNGGHGADSVKPHLYTFMRYAFK; encoded by the coding sequence GTGAAACTTTCAAAAATGAAGAAGATCCTCAGTGTTACCATGTCTGTATTGATGATCGCTGCAAGTGTACCGCTTTCGACAGTGGCGGCTGAGGGAAACATCGATCCTGTCAGTGTTACAGGGGGAAATGTTGTCGGCGGCTTCGGCGGTGACAATAACGGTATGACATGGGGAGGCAACGGCGGCTTCGACTTTGGCAACATGGGCGGAGGCAACGGCGGCTTCGACTTTGGCAACATGGGCGGAGGCAACGGCGGCTTCGACTTTGGTAACATGGGCGGAGGCAACGGCGGCTTCGACTTCGGCAACATGGGCGGCGGCAACGGCGGCTTCGACTTCGGCAACATGGGCGGAGGCAACGGCGGCTTCGACTTTGGTAACATGGGCGGAGGCAACGGCGGCTTTGACTTCGGCAATGCCGACGGTCAGCAGCAGACTTCTGATAATAACGAAAACAACATTTCTAAAAACGAAAACGTTATAAAGATCATGCCTGCAGGCGATTCCATCACTTTCGGAATGGGCGATACAGGCGGCTACAGAAAGTACCTTGATTATTTCCTGAAAGAAAAGGGCTATAACAATTTTGATTTTGTCGGTCCTGAGGGAAAAAACAGCGCAAGCTTCAACTACAACGGAAAGAGCGTTAGCTACGACGATAATCACGCAGGCTACAGCGGATATACTATCAAGCAAAACTCGGGCTTCGGCAGCTTGTATGATGTTCTGAAACAGAAGAATGCTGTAAAGCTGGCACAGCCCGATATCGTTCTTCTTATAATCGGAACAAATGATATGAACGGCAACCGCGGAACAAGTGCCTGCGAGCAGGATCTCCGTGATCTTGTTGATTATATCCTTGGAGATATGCCCTCTGACGGTATGCTGTTTCTCTCAACTATCCCCGAGCTTGGCGGCGGTATGTTCGGCGGCGGCGGAGACAAATCAGCTCAGATCGCAAGCTACAACGCAGCCGTTAAAAAGGTGGCAGAAGAGTATAACAGCAACGGAAAACGTGTGACATTTGCTGATATCCACGGCTGTCTCAACGGTACAGCCGATCTCGGTGACGGAGTACATCCTAATGCAGCGGGATACGAGAAAATGGGCAAATACTGGGCAGGAGTAATAGATGAATATCTGAAAACTTCAAAGCCTTCAACTACCACTGCTACAGCCGCTGCAACTTCGACAACAACAACTACTGCAACGGCGGCACCTGCGACGACCACAACTGTTGATTTTAAAGCGGAGCTTGAATCAAAGGTAACAATGTGGGGAGATGCCAATAATGACGGCACAATAGATATGAGCGATGTTGTGGCTATCATGCAGTCCCTTGCTAATCCAAATAAGTATAAGCTGGGCGATGCAGGCATCTATAACGCAGACGTTTACGAGGCAGGAAGCGGTGTTACTTCAAATGACGCTCTTGCTATCCAGAAGTATCTCTTAGGTCTCATTAAGACGCTCCCCGAGAGCTATTCATCAAATACACCTGAGCAAGCTACAACTGATAAAGTCACAACAACTGCCAAAACAACAACTACAACAAAGGCAGCAACCACAACAGAAGCGGCGACTACAACTGTTGCGACAACTACTGCATCTTCGAGCTCAGGCAGGAATCTTAACGCGGATATCCGCAAGGATATGCCTACATCAGTCCCCGGCGGCAACGAGAAGAGCAACGCCTGCAAGGTAGAGAAGAAGACATATAACTGCAAGTTCACAGGCGGTCAGAAGAAGTGCAACGTTGTTCTTCCACCCAACTACGATACTAATAAGAAGTATCCTGTAATGTACGTTCTCCACGGTATTGGCGGCGACGAGGGCAGCATGGTAAGCGGCATGGGCGTTCAGGAGCTCCTTGCAGGTCTTATCTCCAACGGCAAGGCTGAGGAAATGATAATCGTTCTTCCGAGCCAGTACACAAGCAAGAACGGTTCACAGGGCGGCGGCTTCGGTATCAATCAGGAGACCTGCGCAGCTTACGATAACTTCCTCTATGATATCTCGGACAGCCTTATCCCGTTCATCGAGGAAAACTATCCTGTCAAGACAGGCAGAGAGAACCGAGCTATCACAGGCTTCTCAATGGGCGGACGTGAAGCTATCTACATTGGTCTCATGCGTCCCGACCTCTTCGCTTACGTTGGCGGAGCTTGCCCTGCTCCCGGTATCACACCGGGCAAGGATATGTTCATGGAGCACCCGGGCTGCATGCAGGAGAGCGAAATGAAATTCAGAGACGTAGGTCCAGAGCCTAACGTATTCATGATAACAGGCGGTACAAACGACTCAGTTGTTGGTACATTCCCTAAACAGTACAGTGACATACTTACAAGAAACGGTGTTGACCACGTTTACCAGTCCATTCCTAATGGCGGACACGGTGCTGATTCTGTAAAGCCGCATCTCTACACATTCATGAGATACGCTTTTAAGTAA
- a CDS encoding sensor domain-containing diguanylate cyclase produces the protein MKENQEALNQIALTLAHHFDSLYYVDIKSGKYYEYMPNTLFEGLNIPSHGEDFFTESQKNAPKCVHPDDLELVIKLHDKEAMLSRLSKDKSYSAVYRLILNGNIIHMRHFEIMCEDQMHIICCLENIEEEFRKKEEQERDLQSARRMARMDALTGIRNKNAFNEYAAAINAKIDFVSENYHFAVIMCDVNDLKKINDTRGHSFGDETIQRTSRLICDIFDHSPVFRVGGDEFVVVLDGRDYDMREQLLAKLREESVANKLSRSGPVVACGMAVYDRNTDDSFNSVYQRADKQMYKHKNELKSTKIVDYFMGMNSMDVPITAERKRILDSLFGALYTVIGEGYVYLNDLKHDFSRWSLPLVDDFGMQSEYMYHADKCWQEHIHPDDMKIYREAIDAVLCGNAEVRPILYRARRTDGTYAVCHTRGFILSDKGGNPEYFGGIIVTE, from the coding sequence ATGAAAGAAAATCAGGAAGCTTTAAACCAGATCGCACTTACACTTGCCCACCATTTTGACAGTCTGTATTATGTTGACATAAAGTCGGGAAAATATTATGAATATATGCCAAACACTCTGTTTGAAGGTCTGAATATTCCGAGTCACGGGGAGGATTTCTTTACGGAATCTCAGAAAAACGCTCCGAAATGCGTTCATCCCGATGATCTTGAGCTTGTGATAAAGCTCCACGACAAGGAAGCTATGCTCAGCCGACTTTCAAAGGACAAGTCCTATTCTGCTGTATACAGGCTTATTCTGAATGGAAATATCATACATATGCGCCATTTTGAGATAATGTGCGAAGATCAGATGCATATTATATGCTGTCTCGAAAACATCGAAGAGGAGTTCCGCAAAAAGGAAGAACAGGAACGAGACCTCCAATCTGCCAGACGTATGGCAAGAATGGACGCACTGACAGGTATACGCAACAAAAATGCGTTTAACGAATATGCTGCGGCGATAAACGCGAAAATCGATTTCGTCTCGGAAAACTACCATTTCGCTGTCATCATGTGCGATGTAAATGATCTCAAAAAGATCAATGACACCCGCGGTCACAGCTTCGGAGATGAAACCATACAGAGGACAAGCCGCCTGATATGCGATATTTTCGACCACAGTCCCGTTTTCAGAGTCGGCGGTGACGAGTTCGTTGTTGTGCTTGACGGACGCGACTATGATATGCGCGAACAGCTCCTTGCGAAGCTGCGCGAGGAATCTGTTGCCAATAAGCTCTCACGCTCGGGACCCGTTGTCGCCTGCGGAATGGCGGTCTATGACCGCAATACCGATGACAGCTTCAATTCTGTATACCAAAGAGCCGACAAGCAGATGTACAAGCATAAGAATGAATTGAAATCAACGAAGATAGTCGACTATTTCATGGGAATGAACAGCATGGACGTGCCCATAACCGCTGAGAGGAAACGGATCCTCGACAGCTTGTTCGGTGCGCTGTATACCGTCATTGGCGAGGGCTATGTTTATCTGAATGATCTGAAGCATGATTTCTCACGCTGGTCGCTGCCTTTGGTAGATGACTTCGGTATGCAGTCGGAGTATATGTATCACGCCGATAAATGCTGGCAGGAGCATATACACCCCGACGATATGAAGATCTACAGAGAAGCTATCGACGCTGTTCTCTGCGGCAATGCGGAAGTCAGACCTATCCTCTACCGCGCAAGACGTACTGACGGTACATATGCAGTATGCCATACCCGAGGCTTTATATTAAGTGACAAAGGCGGTAATCCCGAATATTTTGGCGGTATCATCGTTACAGAATAA
- a CDS encoding leucine-rich repeat domain-containing protein, whose translation MKKAIPLIMSFALVGSCCMLNNTVKDSCSAITSYKIVEEGTYDVDDKTSFKYYLTDTDDGYIIKYTGTAEEVVIPSEINGKKVTKIAYASFFNCDYVTSVTIPDSITDIYSFAFAGCTGLTSLKIPSSVSSISSSICKDCTNLRSVTLPDKVDMIDMEAFLNCTSLESINVPADTEYVMSDAFTNTKWYDDQPDGMIVVGKTFYKYKGTMPENTSIVIPDDIKCIGDSAFKGCTGLTSVTIPEGVEFIESSAFSGCSGLTSVNIPNSVKNLGHYILEDCTGLTSVTLPEEIEYLSYGTFKGCTGLTTVTLPNSLKGVNIETFEGCTNLTSVNIPDNNTYIGEKAFKGCTGLTEIVLPNNETLIHEETFSDCTALTKIVIPDKVLEIAENAFSAHSNALAIYGYRNSVAEKYAKDNNIKFVALDAVTTQQTTKAANTTTTKTTTTKTTTAKSNSPQTGDRGVAGLVSAGIAASLLALVSFKKSRR comes from the coding sequence ATGAAAAAAGCGATTCCACTTATTATGTCATTTGCGCTCGTTGGTTCATGTTGTATGTTGAATAATACCGTTAAAGACAGCTGCTCGGCGATCACATCCTACAAGATCGTTGAAGAGGGAACATATGATGTCGACGATAAAACATCATTCAAGTATTATTTAACGGATACTGATGATGGTTATATCATCAAATATACAGGTACTGCCGAAGAAGTTGTTATCCCCTCGGAGATCAATGGGAAAAAAGTCACCAAAATAGCCTACGCTTCATTCTTTAATTGTGACTATGTCACTTCGGTAACTATACCAGATAGTATTACAGATATCTATTCATTTGCTTTTGCAGGCTGTACAGGCTTGACTTCTTTGAAGATACCGAGCAGTGTTTCGTCCATCAGCTCAAGTATTTGCAAGGATTGCACAAATTTGCGTTCGGTCACTCTGCCTGATAAGGTAGACATGATCGACATGGAAGCATTTTTAAACTGCACTTCGCTGGAGTCGATCAATGTTCCTGCGGATACAGAATATGTCATGAGTGATGCTTTCACTAATACAAAATGGTACGACGATCAGCCTGACGGAATGATTGTTGTAGGAAAGACTTTTTATAAGTATAAAGGAACGATGCCTGAAAACACATCAATTGTAATCCCTGATGATATTAAGTGTATTGGTGACAGCGCTTTTAAAGGCTGTACAGGTCTGACCTCTGTAACAATTCCCGAGGGTGTTGAATTTATTGAGAGCAGTGCTTTTTCAGGGTGCAGCGGTCTTACCTCGGTAAATATCCCGAACTCAGTAAAAAATTTGGGGCATTATATTCTTGAGGATTGCACAGGGCTTACTTCCGTAACACTTCCCGAAGAAATTGAATATTTAAGCTACGGTACTTTCAAGGGCTGTACTGGACTGACTACTGTCACACTTCCAAACAGTCTTAAAGGAGTTAATATTGAAACTTTTGAAGGCTGTACAAATCTTACTTCAGTAAACATTCCCGATAATAATACATATATCGGGGAAAAAGCCTTTAAGGGCTGCACAGGTCTGACTGAAATAGTTCTTCCGAATAATGAAACACTTATACATGAAGAAACGTTTTCGGACTGCACTGCCCTGACTAAAATAGTCATTCCCGACAAAGTATTGGAAATTGCCGAAAACGCATTTTCGGCTCACAGTAACGCTCTGGCTATCTATGGCTACAGGAATTCCGTCGCTGAAAAGTATGCAAAGGATAACAATATCAAATTCGTTGCGCTTGATGCAGTAACAACACAGCAGACTACCAAAGCTGCAAATACTACTACAACAAAGACTACTACAACCAAAACCACCACTGCAAAAAGCAACTCTCCTCAGACAGGGGACAGAGGTGTCGCAGGACTTGTTTCAGCAGGTATAGCTGCATCTTTGCTTGCACTGGTATCATTCAAAAAGAGCAGAAGATAA
- a CDS encoding alpha/beta fold hydrolase, which translates to MLHNTFYPAEDGNTETIVLLHGFGGNSRIWKYQLPLLSKHYNVLTVDLPSHNEGNLQLSQLEVTLDAISREILAVCDQYSVRHAIFMGVSLGTIFVKYIQAFYPEYVDFGILVGAVATVNVLLHGCARLFSKIGDKLPFTAVYHVFSWIIMPGKRNEESRSIFRKCAIALNKKEFRLYMHIFNQAFRFSKIFEKEHHPENIYISGKLDSCFLRRTIREAKNTCGRMIQMASCGHVCNIVQRERFNELMLRVLDRDITVTAE; encoded by the coding sequence ATGTTGCATAATACATTTTATCCTGCCGAGGACGGCAACACGGAGACGATTGTTCTGCTGCATGGTTTCGGAGGCAATTCACGTATTTGGAAATATCAGCTGCCGCTGCTGTCAAAGCATTACAACGTTCTTACTGTTGATCTTCCAAGTCATAATGAAGGTAATTTACAGCTTTCACAGCTTGAGGTAACTTTGGATGCCATAAGCAGGGAAATACTTGCTGTATGCGATCAGTATTCTGTACGTCATGCTATATTCATGGGAGTATCTCTTGGTACCATATTTGTGAAGTATATCCAGGCGTTTTATCCCGAGTATGTTGACTTCGGTATCCTGGTCGGCGCAGTCGCAACAGTAAATGTACTGCTTCACGGATGTGCCCGTCTTTTTTCAAAAATAGGTGACAAGCTTCCTTTTACGGCAGTTTACCATGTTTTCAGCTGGATCATTATGCCCGGTAAGCGTAATGAGGAGAGCAGAAGCATTTTCCGTAAATGTGCTATCGCATTGAATAAAAAGGAATTCAGGTTATATATGCATATTTTCAATCAGGCTTTTCGTTTCAGCAAGATATTTGAAAAGGAGCATCATCCTGAAAACATATATATTTCAGGTAAGCTTGATTCATGTTTTCTGCGCCGAACAATACGTGAAGCTAAGAACACCTGCGGACGAATGATACAGATGGCTTCATGCGGTCATGTATGTAATATTGTTCAGAGAGAACGCTTTAACGAGCTTATGCTGAGGGTACTTGACAGAGATATTACTGTCACGGCAGAATGA
- a CDS encoding RNA polymerase sigma factor produces the protein MDDVSIIELLQKRDQSAINELRQKYERLCTYIAGNVLAQHEDVEECVNTACYEIWDSIPPAQPNDLKSYLCRIVRNIAINRLEYNTAAKRSSLYTVSLDEISDCVPAAPDDNITLSELADTISRFLREQDELQRRIFVRRYTYGDSVADIAKRFSMNEKTVGTYLFRTRKKLKVFLKKEGYDYE, from the coding sequence ATGGATGATGTATCAATTATTGAACTATTACAAAAGCGAGATCAATCAGCTATCAATGAACTTCGGCAGAAATACGAGCGGCTGTGCACATATATAGCAGGAAATGTACTTGCTCAGCACGAGGACGTCGAAGAATGTGTAAACACCGCCTGCTATGAGATATGGGACAGTATCCCGCCTGCACAGCCAAACGACCTTAAAAGCTATTTGTGCCGTATCGTCAGGAATATTGCAATAAACAGACTTGAATACAATACCGCCGCTAAACGCAGCAGCCTCTATACGGTGTCTCTCGATGAAATATCAGACTGTGTCCCTGCGGCTCCTGATGACAATATAACGCTGTCTGAACTTGCAGATACTATCAGCCGCTTTCTGCGTGAGCAGGACGAGCTTCAGCGCAGGATATTTGTGCGCCGATATACTTACGGCGACTCGGTCGCGGACATTGCAAAACGCTTTTCTATGAACGAGAAAACAGTCGGTACCTATCTTTTTCGTACAAGGAAAAAACTGAAGGTATTTCTGAAAAAGGAGGGCTATGACTATGAATAA
- a CDS encoding alpha/beta hydrolase: MKKIIAILLSLVTLTSMSACCSSSGISGNSPSSEQIQTIEPAKPSEPIKLTNKMTENERASVDKHSLTLLDEPNKQGLTEHKVSVEFITVNVDDTREYFENNRDNMTDEEYEAAMSELKKTEEKVGKTYSYGSNILVDGYYVYHRIPCAEPCYSDYDGGQFGFYHTFTDQNGEPKTETLSFESFEDYLDWIREFDAEHFGYSESEIELDTELVRIANEAFRSGNYEVLPEGTDIDYSMSIPGHRDYRSEWEYDRDAVEAIKDSVDEISIYDDELCLTFTVHVTLPPNYDKDKTYPVFFLTDGIWRFGNCPELRKCMEDGEAAPVILVSLWYSYHIAYDKGYPRYEHLVIERDKLLDFITDNLMPYIGENYNIDCANSTLYGHSDGGVFAHNALFKSDKYENQPFGNYIIGSPAFWGLYYDYPGLDPEGYENDYGYFDRNDRLSKNVFLCAGSQEDPDYADKYNGRPTTLEGVAKFKERMESHGADLSYKLYDSHHYQYIPEMLVEYLKEKYPC; this comes from the coding sequence ATGAAAAAAATAATTGCTATTTTATTATCTCTTGTAACACTCACATCAATGAGTGCCTGCTGCAGCAGCTCGGGCATAAGCGGAAACAGTCCCTCATCTGAGCAGATACAGACGATTGAGCCTGCTAAGCCCTCTGAGCCTATAAAGCTCACGAACAAAATGACGGAAAACGAACGTGCAAGCGTGGATAAGCACAGTCTGACGCTCCTTGATGAGCCGAATAAACAGGGACTTACAGAGCATAAGGTAAGCGTGGAATTCATAACAGTAAATGTTGATGACACACGTGAGTATTTTGAGAATAACCGTGATAATATGACTGACGAAGAATATGAAGCTGCCATGAGCGAGCTGAAGAAAACAGAGGAAAAAGTCGGAAAAACCTATTCCTATGGCAGCAACATTTTGGTTGACGGATACTATGTATATCACAGGATCCCGTGCGCCGAGCCCTGTTATTCCGATTATGACGGCGGGCAGTTCGGGTTCTATCATACCTTTACAGATCAGAACGGTGAGCCCAAGACCGAAACGCTGTCATTTGAATCATTTGAGGATTATCTTGACTGGATAAGGGAATTTGATGCTGAACACTTCGGGTATTCCGAGTCGGAGATAGAGCTTGATACAGAGCTTGTCAGAATAGCAAACGAAGCCTTTCGATCGGGAAATTATGAGGTATTGCCCGAGGGCACCGACATTGACTATTCCATGTCTATTCCCGGCCACAGGGACTACAGGAGCGAGTGGGAATATGACCGTGATGCGGTGGAAGCGATAAAGGATTCCGTAGACGAGATCAGTATTTATGACGATGAACTGTGTCTGACGTTTACTGTACACGTTACGTTGCCGCCGAATTATGATAAGGACAAAACATATCCCGTCTTTTTCCTGACAGACGGTATATGGCGGTTCGGCAACTGTCCAGAGCTGAGAAAATGCATGGAGGACGGCGAGGCTGCACCTGTGATACTTGTAAGCCTGTGGTACAGCTATCATATTGCATATGACAAAGGCTATCCCCGCTATGAACATCTGGTGATCGAGCGCGATAAGCTCCTTGACTTCATCACAGACAATCTCATGCCGTATATCGGTGAGAACTATAATATCGACTGCGCAAATTCCACGCTCTACGGACATTCGGACGGCGGTGTGTTTGCGCACAATGCGCTGTTCAAATCCGATAAATACGAAAATCAGCCTTTCGGGAACTACATTATCGGCAGTCCTGCATTCTGGGGACTTTATTATGATTACCCTGGGCTTGATCCTGAGGGATATGAGAATGATTACGGCTATTTTGACAGAAACGACAGGCTCAGCAAAAACGTGTTCCTCTGTGCGGGTTCACAGGAAGATCCTGACTATGCCGACAAATATAACGGACGCCCCACGACGCTGGAGGGCGTTGCAAAGTTTAAGGAACGAATGGAGTCACACGGTGCAGACCTTAGCTATAAGCTGTATGACTCCCACCATTATCAGTATATCCCAGAAATGCTTGTGGAGTATCTGAAAGAAAAGTATCCGTGCTGA
- a CDS encoding dockerin type I repeat-containing protein, with amino-acid sequence MYKRIKRFFSLMTACAVTAVSMAVFPVEAVGKIDVSALTDHNVSVNLDFFEEEYKAPYVGEEFLVWKYDGDTGDADMVYNPVGGYYKCSWDKTNLAEFIIGADEFINIREYKQSYISYDAKIEADSGYAVGALIRSYDRKTSRSAEIRVLESYSPDMYKAGDDAVKISVNRTDYYVSIAEEENLPVEIIYVVRADSISGTDISGKIDIKGICSELGYNDFKLDIEKQARLYVRGTSENGKISVLKSAVVNVPYRKSITIKNEGTASKGVYLDGQYYNCFFEKTNAKKGDMTVSDSRVAECTYNNDDMCSTSLFVRGLWDNTVRTFEKNDVLKVFYKTLINAEDNYAAGVSLFSDDTGIQYCIVQYRNSDSFIDGERDRAKVKSLGTTEVEGVKYDLYYRYYDYETCFSYPCPQIWCVTQEINEDPYYSALDSVDLQKHYEAWMKDYIGKDDQITEIFSFAEAFGAGSGSFDLVSAEFNVSDPDAEYDRVIDSWLANISPFIYDGGSIIYGEDGGMCTLKKNGDIIGECALESEDAVFRFGKRRGFETEEEEIYSNRGDFINISYRAYVNTYGNYSIGAEGRMRGEDGEEYIYFYIYDSLNYNAVPEGAEFLGTKQFTDKEYDLYVLYTNNTFIASGKKEVKYYCIAHERTGNNSICSGQMYLADAVYEWNKAGLTTGPITMVALNANICGVGSGEITLENSSIYVERNDCNKFTSRDIELLQKHLLGEKFDLDGKNYDLNYDGAVDSFDMIELRKKLSEEMY; translated from the coding sequence ATGTACAAAAGAATAAAGCGCTTTTTTTCATTGATGACTGCCTGTGCGGTTACGGCAGTTTCAATGGCGGTTTTTCCTGTTGAGGCTGTGGGGAAAATAGATGTATCTGCGCTGACAGACCATAATGTGTCAGTAAACCTTGACTTTTTTGAGGAGGAATACAAGGCTCCTTATGTAGGTGAGGAGTTTCTTGTGTGGAAGTATGACGGTGACACAGGCGATGCAGATATGGTATATAATCCCGTAGGCGGATACTATAAATGCAGCTGGGATAAAACAAATTTGGCAGAGTTTATTATAGGAGCTGATGAATTTATAAATATAAGAGAATATAAACAGTCTTATATCAGTTATGATGCGAAAATCGAGGCAGACAGCGGATATGCTGTGGGCGCTCTGATAAGAAGCTATGACAGGAAAACCTCAAGATCCGCAGAGATAAGAGTCCTTGAATCCTATTCGCCCGATATGTACAAGGCAGGCGACGATGCAGTAAAGATATCCGTAAACCGTACTGATTATTATGTGAGCATTGCCGAAGAGGAGAACTTGCCTGTTGAAATAATCTATGTTGTGCGGGCAGATAGTATCAGCGGTACGGATATATCAGGAAAAATCGATATCAAAGGGATATGCAGTGAGCTCGGATATAATGATTTCAAGCTTGATATTGAAAAGCAGGCGAGGCTTTACGTCCGCGGAACAAGTGAAAACGGAAAAATATCTGTTTTGAAGTCAGCTGTCGTCAATGTCCCGTACAGGAAGAGCATAACAATTAAAAATGAAGGCACTGCATCCAAGGGAGTCTATCTTGACGGTCAGTATTATAACTGCTTTTTTGAAAAAACTAATGCAAAAAAAGGCGATATGACAGTCAGTGACAGCAGAGTTGCAGAATGTACCTATAACAATGATGATATGTGTTCCACCAGCCTTTTTGTAAGGGGACTCTGGGATAATACCGTAAGAACATTTGAAAAAAACGATGTGCTGAAAGTGTTCTATAAAACTTTAATAAACGCAGAAGATAATTACGCCGCAGGAGTTTCGCTTTTCTCAGACGATACAGGCATACAGTACTGTATCGTTCAGTACAGAAACTCAGACAGCTTTATTGACGGTGAACGTGACAGGGCTAAGGTCAAGTCTCTCGGAACAACCGAGGTAGAGGGTGTGAAATATGATCTGTATTACAGATATTATGATTATGAGACATGTTTTTCATATCCATGCCCTCAGATATGGTGCGTAACTCAGGAGATCAATGAAGATCCTTATTACAGCGCTTTGGACAGTGTAGACCTTCAGAAGCATTATGAAGCGTGGATGAAGGATTATATCGGTAAAGACGACCAAATTACGGAGATCTTTTCCTTTGCCGAAGCATTTGGCGCAGGAAGCGGCAGTTTTGATCTTGTTAGTGCAGAATTCAATGTTTCCGATCCTGATGCGGAGTATGACAGAGTTATAGACAGCTGGTTGGCCAATATCTCTCCGTTCATATATGACGGCGGCAGTATAATCTACGGCGAAGACGGCGGAATGTGTACCCTGAAAAAGAACGGTGACATCATAGGTGAATGTGCTCTTGAGTCAGAGGACGCTGTTTTCAGATTCGGCAAAAGAAGAGGCTTTGAGACGGAGGAAGAGGAGATCTACAGTAATAGAGGCGATTTCATCAATATATCCTACAGGGCTTATGTCAATACATACGGCAATTACAGCATAGGTGCAGAGGGCAGGATGCGCGGTGAGGACGGTGAGGAATACATTTATTTCTATATATATGACTCGCTGAACTATAATGCTGTTCCCGAAGGTGCAGAATTTCTCGGCACAAAGCAGTTCACGGACAAGGAATACGATCTCTATGTGCTGTATACTAATAATACTTTTATCGCAAGCGGAAAAAAGGAAGTGAAGTATTACTGTATAGCCCATGAAAGAACAGGAAACAACAGTATATGCTCAGGGCAGATGTACCTTGCTGACGCTGTTTATGAATGGAATAAAGCAGGCCTCACAACAGGTCCTATTACCATGGTAGCTCTCAATGCTAATATTTGCGGAGTCGGCAGCGGAGAGATAACGCTTGAAAACAGCAGCATATATGTTGAGAGGAACGACTGTAACAAGTTTACCTCCAGGGATATTGAGCTTCTGCAAAAACACCTTCTGGGTGAAAAGTTCGATCTTGATGGAAAGAATTACGACCTTAACTATGACGGTGCAGTTGATTCATTTGATATGATAGAGCTCAGAAAGAAGCTCAGTGAGGAAATGTACTGA
- a CDS encoding GNAT family N-acetyltransferase, translated as MKEKFGPDDIFFMRITDKNSIKKVLLDFNDRLPPLQGEEGYVDSVSDKIAKNGIVLCMLLKNTIIGFFTMYANDHENRKAFISFIAVDSSYRAAGYGTMLLKKAVQTAKENNMELMKLEVLKDNVIAQNFYKKHGFYTIGESENSIYLEKKL; from the coding sequence ATGAAAGAAAAATTCGGACCTGATGATATATTTTTTATGAGAATTACAGATAAGAATAGTATCAAGAAGGTTTTATTGGACTTCAATGACAGATTGCCTCCCCTGCAGGGAGAAGAGGGCTACGTGGACTCTGTTTCCGATAAGATCGCTAAAAACGGCATAGTATTATGTATGCTGCTAAAAAATACGATCATCGGCTTTTTTACGATGTACGCCAATGATCATGAGAACAGAAAAGCTTTTATTTCCTTTATTGCTGTCGACTCCTCATACAGGGCAGCAGGATACGGGACTATGCTGTTAAAAAAGGCTGTACAAACTGCAAAAGAAAATAATATGGAGCTCATGAAGCTTGAAGTATTAAAGGATAACGTGATCGCTCAGAACTTTTATAAAAAGCATGGTTTTTACACTATAGGAGAAAGTGAAAACAGCATCTATCTTGAGAAAAAACTCTGA